The Peptoanaerobacter stomatis genome includes the window AAAGACAAAACTTAAATCAAATAAAATAAACGTAATAGAATTATCAAAGGGCAGTGTAGTTACAAAAAAAGTAGTAGAAACTGTAGATATTGATGAAAATGGAGAATTTATAAGAAATCAAAACAAAGACATTGTAAAAATGGTAGTTGTTGAAAGACACAATAACACCGGTAATGTAGCTTGCGCTTTCATAAAAGGCTACGGTATAAAATCAGGAGCAGTAGCTTTATCCATAGCACACGACTCTCATAACATAATAGCAGTCGGTGTAAGTGATGAAGAAATCTATTTTGCAGTAAAAAGTCTAATCGAACAGGAAGGGGGAATAGTCCTTACAAAAGATAATAAAATAATAGAAAGTATGCCTATGCCTATAGCAGGGCTTATGAGCGATAAAAACGGAGAATGGGTAAACGAAAAATTACAGTCAATACACGAAAAGGCACACGAGCATTTAGGTATATCCGGTGATGTAGAGCCCGTTATGACGCTTTGCTTTATGTCGCTTCCTGTAATACCTGAACTAAAACTCACAGACATGGGACTATTTGATGTAAAAAACTCAAAATTTATAAATATAGAAGCATAGATTTTTTTAATATAATGCTCAAATATGTTTTGCTCATAACACATATTTGAGCATATCTTATACTAATATTCGTTTGATTAATGGATACATTTATATATGTTGTTTATTTTAAATATACTTAATTTTAATTAGCTGACGAATTCTTAAAAATCAAAATATCCATTATTCTATTAACTTTTAGTATTAACTTAAATAAGTTTTATTATAGACAAACAATATATAAAAAATTTAATAAATTAAAGTGAAATTTTACCAGAGTTTACACAAAATTATTTTTACTCCCAATTTTTTATAAATCATCCTCTATCACTGTTGATTTTGCGTATGCTGATACTTTTGCTTCAAAAAAATCTGTCTTTATGGAATTAGGATCTGAATATTCTTTTACCCATTTCATAGATTCTATTTCTTCTTCATATCCTTCATATATAGGTTCAAATCCGAGACCTTTACATCTCAAATTGCCTATATATTTTATATAGTCTTCCACCATATTCATAGTAAGTCCTTTTATTGAATCACCTATCGCATATCTCGCCCACTTTATTTCTTCCTCAGCACCTTGTTTTATCATTTCTCTGAAATAGTCTATATTTTCTTTGGTAAATATCTCTGGTTCTTCTTTTTTAAGCTCTAAAATTATTGATCGAAATAACCATAAATGTGTGTTTTCATCTCTGTTTATATATCTTATTTCTTGCATTGTACCAGGCATTTTCCCTATTCTACCCAATGAATAGAAAAACATAAATCCTGAATAAAAATAAATCCCTTCCAAAATATAATTAGCTATTGCTGTTTTTACCAAATTATATTTTGTTCTGTTGTTGTAAAAATCATTATATTGATCTCCTATGAATTTATTTCTTGCAAGCAAAAGAGGATCATCTTTCCATTGATATAATATCTTTGTTCTTTCTTCAGGCGAACATATTGTATCTAATATATATCCGTAACTCTGTGAGTGTATAGCCTCTTGATATGCCTGTATAGTCAAGCATAAATTTACTTCGTTTGCTGTTATATACTCTCCTATATTAGGAAGATTAGCTGTCTGCAACGAATCCAAAAACACCAAGAAAGATAGTATTTTATCGTATGCAGTCTTTTCCTCTACTGAAAGGTTTTTATAGTCTTTAATATCTTGTGATAAGTTGATTTCTTCCGGTATCCAAAAATTATTCATCGCTTGTCTGTACCAATCACTTACCCAAGTGTATTTCATATTGTTAAAATCATTGAGATTTGTTGTATTTCCGTTAATCATTCTTCTTTTTCCAAGCTCTATATCTCCATTTTCATTAAAAAGAGCTTTTCTCTTCAATTCTTCCATAAAATTCTCCTAAGTTTAGAATGTATATTAATATTTGTTTTAAAGATAATATTATAAAAAATCAATTATCTCGACTCATAGAAAAAATTATCCTTTACTGATATGATTTTTTTTGCCTGTATTTCTATTTTTCCTGTTTGCATATCTATGAGTTTGAGATATTTTTTGCTTGGCATATTCGGATTTACTTCCATTATAAGATATCTATTTTGAATAAAATTTAAAAATTCTTCAGTTTTTTCCAATTTTTCATAAGCATATTCCTGTATGCCTGTTAATATATCTATTATTTTTACGTTTTTATCATCTTCTGTAATTTTATATAATATGTTATTTTCAAAAGAAAATGTTGAACCGATATCTAAATTGGTTATTTTTTCTGATGTCATATTATTTTTATTTATAGCATATATTTCTTCTTTTCCAAGCATTATTCTATCATTAAACTCTTTACTGTGTTCCAAAAATTTCTGATGTTTAGTTTTTTTATAGTAGATATATTCTTTTGTACTGCCTATTACTCGTATTATACCGTCTTCTTTTATAGAATCTATATCTTTCATATCTATGTGATTATTTGAATTGATACATTCTTCTTTGAATTTTTCAAAGTCCATACATTTAACTGCATTGTTAAAAATATCGAGTCTATTTTCTACAAGATCGTCATCGTCTACCTCATACATATTGGTTGTAAGTATGGATACTTCATCTTCTTCGTCCATATATATCTCTTCACAATATATATATTTATTGTTTTGAGATAATTGAAAAATTCCCAATGAATATTTTATTGATACGTCTTGTATTTCAATCATTTGTTTTGTATATATATCAAATATAAATAGCTTGTCATATTCTTTTAATGTATCATTGATTGAATTTACCAAGTCTATTGCTATATATCTTTCAGATAACATTCT containing:
- a CDS encoding ribonucleotide-diphosphate reductase subunit beta: MEELKRKALFNENGDIELGKRRMINGNTTNLNDFNNMKYTWVSDWYRQAMNNFWIPEEINLSQDIKDYKNLSVEEKTAYDKILSFLVFLDSLQTANLPNIGEYITANEVNLCLTIQAYQEAIHSQSYGYILDTICSPEERTKILYQWKDDPLLLARNKFIGDQYNDFYNNRTKYNLVKTAIANYILEGIYFYSGFMFFYSLGRIGKMPGTMQEIRYINRDENTHLWLFRSIILELKKEEPEIFTKENIDYFREMIKQGAEEEIKWARYAIGDSIKGLTMNMVEDYIKYIGNLRCKGLGFEPIYEGYEEEIESMKWVKEYSDPNSIKTDFFEAKVSAYAKSTVIEDDL